A portion of the Bacteroides faecium genome contains these proteins:
- a CDS encoding hybrid sensor histidine kinase/response regulator transcription factor, with product MKTRIYLLAVLLGVLFSGRMYSQETSYVFRHIGVTDGLPDNYVKGVFPIPDGRIGIRSTVLLSLYDGANYSNFPFNLRGEYPISYNHIIPEQYMDAEKRLWMKERGGLRVFDLTTEQYIYNVDSLLSGFGLKEKISDVFIDSEKHCWFLTPDSSVYMYDSRTGTLDLICRNDEFTEYYGGLLGVESKGNYSWMVHQKGVIRCYDLEKKRFVKQVDFLEGQLKPDDRAILKILANGDFWIMWDRGIGYYDVYNKKWNQISGIKLGHYSWFTSMDVDKGGNAWVGTVMDGFYVIDMHNFSVTSTLNIPLLSGKSLQNGIQSIYCDQENNSVWIGLFNQGICYYHPSMNKLLLCNKKVVDGSWNGEEVRCMLETSKGEILMGTTQGLYRYEPGIQRMDILYKEFNQKNCRLLYEDSKKRIWVGTYHDGLYCIENGKVHAYAYPNTDYQNELDFTNIRTMVEDQSGRLWVSIYGGVGLFNTENGEISLLSEQFPELKKYKVANALAVDNQSRLIVGSDNGLYIYDSDKKTIWIPEQDGQANSIFNRGSIKYNQIFKDYEGTLWFATQYGLSILTRDGRSYTLGKEEGLSSAILNVVEDKNHDIWISTVTSIYKVKVDRKPEGYVFHVISYLSEAEIRQDDLFSFPSLATRDNQLFFGLMNGFITFSPEHMVDNQCVNRPLFTSFRLFNVPVASGEEYNGRILFDKALSYSDKVSLDYDENFVTLEFSGLNFPNPSQTSFRYQLEGFDKEWTESLFENGQGRVTYNNLPPGEYVFRVLAAGNDRVWGPESEFTIVIHPPFWDTFAARIFYIILSILLVTGLIYSINRRNRQRIISMQHQEALKQKEELDQMKFRFFTNISHELRTPLTLIITPLDMMLRKVADDTMKKQLNTIYKNAQNLLSLVNQLLDFRKLEMKGEKLHLMNGDMEEFILSASNNFAPMAVEKHLNFVTQTLHKPLYMFFDSDKVHKIVNNLLSNAFKFTPEGGTVHLTLSTEEIEQRNYVKIEVSDTGIGISESDLPYIFDRFYQVGNQGDEKLGSGIGLHLVREYVNIHEGRVIVDSRIDCGSTFTVWLPTDLKLEMEELSEEIVQEEKADDDIIERKSSSDENRKKLLLVEDNKEFRTFLKEQLEDFYQIVEAGDGEEGEKCAIDENPDLIISDIMMPKVDGIELCRRIKTNVQTSHIPVILLTARTADDIKINSYEVGADSYMSKPFNFDMLMVRIEKLIEQQEKRKQEFRKNIEVNPSAITITSVDEQLIQKSLEYLEKNMDNPEYGVEELSRDLGMARMSLYRKLQSITGDTPTDFIRNIRLKRAAQLLQGSRLPIVEVANRVGFSSPSYFSKCFKEMFGMLPKQYVEEHEKKE from the coding sequence ATGAAGACACGGATATACTTGTTGGCAGTCTTATTGGGAGTTTTGTTTTCGGGTCGTATGTATTCGCAGGAGACTTCGTATGTCTTCCGTCACATAGGGGTTACCGACGGGTTGCCGGATAATTACGTCAAAGGAGTTTTTCCTATACCCGACGGGCGTATTGGTATTCGGAGTACGGTGTTGCTTAGCTTGTATGACGGAGCCAACTATTCCAACTTCCCTTTCAATCTCCGGGGAGAATATCCGATTTCCTATAATCATATCATTCCTGAACAATACATGGATGCGGAGAAACGTTTATGGATGAAAGAACGTGGAGGGCTTCGTGTCTTTGATTTAACCACAGAGCAATATATCTATAATGTCGATTCTTTATTGTCCGGGTTCGGATTGAAAGAAAAGATTTCAGATGTTTTCATAGATTCGGAAAAGCATTGCTGGTTTCTGACGCCCGATTCTTCTGTCTATATGTATGATAGCAGGACGGGGACATTGGATTTGATTTGCAGGAACGATGAATTTACAGAATATTACGGCGGATTGCTGGGTGTGGAGAGTAAAGGAAATTATAGCTGGATGGTTCATCAGAAAGGAGTTATCCGTTGTTATGACCTGGAGAAAAAGAGATTTGTCAAGCAAGTCGATTTTTTGGAAGGACAACTGAAACCGGACGACCGGGCAATATTGAAAATACTTGCTAATGGCGATTTCTGGATAATGTGGGATAGAGGGATAGGCTATTACGATGTATATAATAAAAAGTGGAACCAAATCTCCGGCATTAAATTGGGGCATTATTCCTGGTTTACTTCTATGGATGTAGACAAAGGAGGAAATGCATGGGTCGGAACTGTGATGGACGGTTTCTATGTAATCGACATGCACAATTTCTCAGTGACCTCTACACTGAATATTCCCCTGTTATCAGGTAAATCTCTTCAAAATGGTATTCAAAGTATTTATTGTGACCAGGAGAATAATTCGGTCTGGATAGGACTGTTCAATCAGGGCATTTGTTATTATCATCCCAGCATGAACAAGTTGCTGCTTTGTAATAAAAAGGTAGTGGACGGTTCCTGGAATGGGGAAGAAGTCAGATGTATGCTTGAAACTTCGAAAGGGGAAATACTGATGGGTACCACTCAGGGACTTTATCGTTATGAACCGGGAATTCAACGTATGGATATACTTTATAAAGAATTCAATCAGAAGAATTGTCGCTTGCTTTATGAAGACAGTAAAAAAAGAATCTGGGTAGGTACATATCACGACGGATTATATTGCATAGAGAACGGGAAAGTTCATGCATACGCTTATCCTAACACGGATTATCAGAACGAACTGGACTTTACCAATATACGTACGATGGTGGAAGACCAGTCCGGGCGGTTATGGGTAAGTATATACGGAGGCGTCGGGTTATTCAATACGGAGAATGGAGAAATCAGTCTATTGTCGGAGCAATTCCCTGAACTGAAAAAGTATAAAGTAGCCAATGCATTGGCGGTGGATAATCAGTCGCGGTTGATTGTCGGGAGTGACAACGGGTTATATATTTATGATTCCGACAAGAAAACAATTTGGATACCCGAACAGGACGGGCAAGCCAATTCTATCTTCAACCGGGGCAGTATAAAGTATAACCAGATATTTAAGGATTACGAAGGGACTTTGTGGTTTGCCACACAGTATGGATTGAGCATATTAACCCGTGACGGACGTAGCTATACTTTAGGAAAAGAGGAAGGTTTATCCAGTGCCATATTGAATGTAGTGGAAGATAAGAACCATGATATATGGATTTCTACTGTTACTTCTATCTATAAAGTTAAGGTTGACAGAAAACCGGAAGGATATGTTTTTCATGTAATCAGTTATCTTTCCGAAGCGGAAATCCGGCAAGATGATTTATTCAGTTTCCCTTCATTGGCTACCCGGGACAACCAGCTCTTTTTCGGATTGATGAATGGATTCATCACCTTTTCTCCGGAGCATATGGTTGACAACCAATGTGTCAATCGCCCTTTGTTCACTTCCTTCCGGCTTTTTAATGTTCCGGTAGCTTCAGGAGAAGAATATAATGGACGGATATTGTTTGACAAGGCACTCAGTTATTCGGATAAGGTATCTCTGGATTATGATGAGAACTTCGTGACTCTTGAATTTTCCGGATTAAACTTCCCTAATCCTTCCCAGACCTCTTTCCGTTATCAGTTGGAAGGATTCGATAAAGAATGGACGGAGTCTTTGTTTGAAAACGGGCAGGGACGTGTCACCTACAACAATCTCCCGCCGGGTGAATACGTTTTCCGGGTACTGGCGGCCGGGAATGACCGCGTGTGGGGACCGGAGTCGGAATTTACGATTGTCATTCATCCGCCTTTCTGGGATACATTTGCGGCACGTATCTTTTATATTATTCTTTCTATTCTGTTGGTTACCGGTCTGATTTATAGTATCAACAGGCGTAACCGTCAGCGTATTATCAGTATGCAGCATCAGGAAGCGTTGAAACAGAAAGAAGAACTGGACCAGATGAAGTTCCGTTTCTTTACGAATATCAGCCATGAACTCCGTACACCGTTGACACTGATTATTACTCCTCTCGACATGATGTTACGCAAGGTGGCGGATGACACGATGAAGAAACAGTTGAATACGATTTATAAGAATGCGCAGAATCTGTTGTCATTAGTCAACCAACTGCTGGATTTCCGTAAATTGGAGATGAAAGGCGAGAAACTGCATTTGATGAATGGAGATATGGAGGAGTTCATCCTTTCCGCATCCAACAACTTTGCGCCGATGGCAGTGGAGAAGCATCTCAATTTTGTCACTCAGACACTGCATAAACCTCTTTATATGTTTTTTGATAGTGATAAAGTGCATAAGATAGTGAATAATCTTCTGTCTAATGCTTTTAAATTCACTCCCGAAGGCGGCACGGTTCACTTGACACTTTCCACAGAGGAAATAGAACAAAGGAATTACGTAAAAATAGAAGTTTCTGATACGGGCATCGGCATTTCGGAATCAGACTTGCCCTATATTTTCGACCGTTTTTATCAAGTCGGAAACCAGGGGGATGAAAAGCTGGGAAGCGGTATCGGGCTTCATCTAGTTAGAGAATATGTGAATATTCACGAAGGAAGAGTCATAGTGGATAGCCGGATAGACTGCGGAAGCACATTTACCGTATGGCTGCCGACGGATTTAAAGTTGGAAATGGAAGAACTATCAGAAGAAATCGTTCAGGAAGAAAAAGCTGACGATGATATAATAGAGAGAAAATCCTCTTCGGATGAGAACCGGAAGAAACTACTGTTGGTAGAAGATAACAAAGAATTCCGCACCTTCCTGAAAGAGCAACTGGAAGATTTTTATCAGATTGTGGAAGCCGGCGACGGTGAAGAAGGGGAGAAGTGTGCAATCGACGAAAATCCGGACTTGATTATCAGCGATATTATGATGCCGAAAGTAGACGGCATCGAACTTTGCCGGCGTATCAAGACCAATGTGCAGACTTCTCATATCCCGGTGATATTGCTGACGGCACGTACGGCGGATGATATTAAAATCAACAGTTATGAGGTAGGCGCGGATTCTTATATGTCGAAGCCATTCAACTTTGACATGCTGATGGTACGCATTGAAAAGCTGATAGAGCAACAGGAAAAGAGGAAACAGGAGTTCCGTAAGAATATAGAGGTGAATCCGAGTGCGATTACGATTACCTCGGTGGATGAGCAGTTGATACAGAAAAGTCTGGAATATCTGGAAAAGAATATGGATAATCCGGAATATGGGGTGGAAGAGTTAAGCCGTGATTTGGGAATGGCACGTATGAGCCTTTACCGCAAGTTGCAGTCGATAACGGGAGACACGCCGACAGACTTTATTCGCAATATTCGCCTGAAACGTGCGGCACAGTTGCTGCAAGGCAGCCGCCTGCCGATTGTAGAGGTAGCGAACCGGGTGGGATTCAGTTCACCGAGTTATTTTTCAAAGTGCTTCAAAGAGATGTTCGGCATGCTGCCCAAACAGTATGTAGAAGAGCATGAGAAAAAAGAATGA
- a CDS encoding sigma-70 family RNA polymerase sigma factor: MNKQPSTFDEFFSECYLKYQGFIKNYIAIRICHPYEAEDLAQDVFVRLWEHRAFVNKDTVWSLLITIARNMVTDKIRRYYRQEDFVSYIYNNVEDKTRNTTEEAVQYGELKRLHNKVVGTLPSKRRRIYELSFHHELSCPAIADKLSLSPRTVECQLLLARKTVRTYLKDEFSKVG; encoded by the coding sequence ATGAATAAGCAACCTTCTACATTTGACGAATTCTTCTCGGAATGTTACCTGAAATACCAGGGTTTCATCAAGAACTATATCGCTATCCGTATTTGTCATCCATACGAGGCGGAAGATTTGGCACAAGATGTTTTTGTCCGTTTATGGGAACACAGGGCATTTGTGAACAAGGATACCGTCTGGTCTTTACTAATCACTATTGCACGTAATATGGTGACGGATAAAATCCGCCGTTACTATCGGCAGGAAGATTTTGTCTCCTATATATATAATAATGTAGAAGATAAAACACGGAATACTACTGAAGAAGCCGTGCAATATGGTGAATTAAAGCGGTTGCACAATAAGGTAGTCGGAACTCTTCCCTCTAAACGTCGCCGGATTTATGAGTTGAGCTTTCACCACGAACTCTCCTGTCCGGCTATTGCCGATAAGCTATCCTTATCTCCCCGTACGGTAGAGTGCCAACTGTTACTGGCTCGCAAAACAGTACGTACATATTTGAAAGATGAATTCTCCAAAGTCGGTTAG
- a CDS encoding SusC/RagA family TonB-linked outer membrane protein, translated as MEIKSKFLCSRGVALAFAVLLGGSPGIVLYANESVEESLIVAQAGRTIKGLVTDANGEPLIGCNVVVVGGNAGVITDMDGKFSLNIPADAKQIKISYIGYVDQIVNLNDRSDFKVVLKEDNNALDEVVVVGYGTQKKATLTGAVESVSSKTLQSRAITNVGAALQGATPGLVVTRSSTRPGNEGLNFQIRGATSINGGSPLIVIDGVPALNSVSFQNLNMDDVENISVLKDGAASIYGAKAANGVILVTTKKGKGKATVDYNFNMRFTTNGIMSYSPSMQEYASMWIEANNEMETKDWWNWGEETLRKMQTGYEGIYHTVDAGWGDLFIGNANRLEELFARRYSYQHNLSVSGSTEKSDYRISLAYADNQANLAVAYDGQTQLNLRLNYGIKLTDWFKLETSASMIKTDTSTPSTGIDANMYAYDPPFFPAKNPYGQWYSIFGSRGERQPVAAISDGGRDDRTNLTTRVDLKATIDIWKGISFEGMASFQNEEFRRDRYVIPVQVYDWFGNPVRTIVATQQTMDNSGGVFPLKDTNNPAYLMEANNQLYQYYSGLLKYNRTFADMHNVSATLGINAEKWMVKKLSAARETMEDSGVYDLELASGKKNSSGGKTQSGTYSYLMRLNYNYAEKYLAEILGRRDGDSRFAKGYKFRNFFSGSLGWVFTAEDFMNFITPVVSFGKVRLSYGNSGNNGGLGDFAYLSLISQGNTAFGTSVSQQVSSGFANGGLISYDTTWERVEQKNIGIDLNFLNNRLTASFDYFIKDNIGMLSNVTYPGVLGGTAPKTNSGRLNVKGWEVTVGWRDQVRDFSYYANFNIGDNKTLLKNVEGADTYTAGTNNVNGYPLGAFFLYRTDGFFKDQEEVDRYYALYGGKGDLLNVGKNSDRQLRPGDVKRLDLNGDYKITADGSANSDLQYVGDASPHFVFGLNVGFSWKGVDLSAMFQGVGKQYILRKDYMAYPFRMRTTNQNPTYLGKTWTKDNPNAEFPRLTTNSTLAQWNYENNDYMLQNSRYIRLKTLIVGYTLPQIWTRKVKLEKVRLYFSGNDLWEATSIRDGFDPEMGAASNTGGYPFARTWSFGLNVTL; from the coding sequence ATGGAAATTAAATCCAAATTCTTATGTAGTAGAGGAGTCGCATTGGCTTTTGCCGTGCTGCTGGGTGGCTCACCCGGTATAGTGCTCTATGCAAATGAATCTGTAGAAGAAAGTTTGATTGTCGCCCAGGCAGGTCGTACCATCAAAGGTCTTGTTACGGATGCTAACGGCGAACCGCTGATTGGTTGTAATGTAGTGGTTGTCGGAGGAAATGCGGGAGTGATTACCGATATGGACGGTAAATTCTCACTGAATATTCCTGCTGATGCGAAGCAAATCAAAATTAGCTATATCGGATATGTAGACCAGATTGTCAACTTGAACGACCGTTCCGATTTCAAGGTTGTATTGAAAGAAGATAACAATGCGCTGGATGAAGTAGTTGTCGTAGGTTACGGTACACAGAAAAAGGCGACGTTGACGGGTGCGGTGGAATCGGTGAGCAGTAAGACATTGCAGAGCCGTGCCATCACCAATGTGGGAGCAGCCTTGCAGGGAGCCACTCCGGGGCTGGTCGTTACCCGTTCATCTACCCGTCCGGGTAATGAAGGTCTGAATTTCCAGATTCGTGGCGCGACATCTATCAACGGCGGCAGTCCACTGATTGTTATCGACGGAGTACCTGCATTGAATTCCGTTTCTTTTCAAAACCTGAACATGGATGATGTAGAAAACATCAGTGTCTTGAAGGACGGTGCGGCATCTATCTATGGAGCGAAGGCTGCCAACGGCGTTATCCTTGTCACAACGAAGAAAGGTAAAGGCAAAGCGACGGTAGATTATAACTTCAATATGCGTTTCACTACCAACGGTATAATGTCTTATTCTCCGTCCATGCAAGAGTATGCCTCTATGTGGATAGAAGCCAATAATGAAATGGAAACCAAGGATTGGTGGAATTGGGGAGAAGAGACTTTACGGAAAATGCAGACCGGATATGAAGGAATCTATCATACCGTTGACGCAGGATGGGGTGACCTTTTTATAGGCAACGCCAATCGTTTGGAAGAACTGTTTGCCCGCCGTTATTCCTATCAGCACAACCTGAGCGTGTCGGGCTCGACGGAAAAATCCGATTACCGCATCTCTCTGGCATATGCCGACAACCAGGCTAACCTGGCTGTAGCCTATGACGGACAGACACAGCTCAATTTGCGTCTGAATTACGGAATAAAACTGACGGACTGGTTCAAACTGGAAACTTCCGCCAGCATGATTAAAACAGATACAAGCACTCCCTCAACAGGCATCGACGCCAACATGTATGCCTACGACCCGCCTTTCTTTCCTGCTAAGAATCCCTACGGACAGTGGTATTCTATCTTCGGAAGCAGAGGAGAGCGTCAACCGGTAGCTGCCATTTCGGACGGTGGACGCGACGACAGAACGAACCTGACTACCCGTGTGGACTTGAAAGCTACGATTGATATTTGGAAAGGAATCAGTTTCGAGGGTATGGCTTCCTTCCAGAATGAAGAGTTTCGCCGCGACCGCTACGTCATTCCGGTACAGGTGTACGACTGGTTTGGAAATCCCGTGCGTACCATTGTGGCTACCCAGCAGACTATGGATAATTCGGGTGGCGTTTTCCCTTTGAAGGATACCAACAATCCGGCATACCTGATGGAAGCCAACAATCAGCTTTATCAATACTATTCCGGTTTGCTGAAATATAACCGCACGTTTGCCGATATGCACAACGTATCGGCTACCTTGGGTATCAATGCCGAGAAATGGATGGTGAAGAAACTTTCGGCTGCCCGCGAAACGATGGAGGATTCAGGCGTGTATGACCTCGAACTGGCTAGCGGAAAGAAAAACAGTAGCGGAGGAAAGACGCAGAGTGGTACTTACTCTTATCTTATGAGATTGAACTACAACTATGCGGAGAAGTACTTGGCAGAAATCCTGGGACGTCGGGACGGCGATTCCCGTTTTGCCAAAGGATATAAGTTCCGTAACTTTTTCTCCGGTTCTTTGGGTTGGGTTTTCACGGCCGAAGATTTTATGAACTTCATCACTCCGGTTGTCAGTTTCGGTAAAGTCCGTTTAAGCTACGGTAACTCCGGTAATAATGGTGGTTTGGGCGACTTTGCCTACCTGTCTTTGATAAGTCAAGGTAATACAGCCTTCGGTACCAGCGTATCCCAACAAGTATCTTCCGGTTTTGCCAACGGCGGACTGATTAGTTATGATACCACATGGGAACGTGTGGAACAGAAAAATATCGGTATAGATTTGAACTTCCTGAACAATCGCCTGACTGCGTCTTTCGACTACTTTATCAAGGATAATATCGGGATGCTTTCCAATGTTACTTATCCCGGTGTATTGGGTGGAACGGCTCCCAAGACCAACAGCGGACGCCTGAACGTAAAAGGATGGGAAGTTACGGTAGGATGGCGCGACCAAGTCCGGGATTTCTCTTACTATGCCAACTTTAACATCGGAGATAACAAGACTTTACTGAAAAATGTAGAAGGAGCCGATACTTATACGGCAGGAACGAATAATGTAAACGGTTATCCGTTGGGCGCTTTCTTCCTTTACCGTACCGATGGTTTCTTTAAAGACCAGGAAGAAGTAGACCGCTACTATGCACTGTATGGCGGAAAAGGCGACCTATTGAATGTCGGAAAGAACAGTGACAGGCAGTTGCGTCCGGGAGACGTGAAACGTCTCGACCTGAATGGCGACTATAAAATTACTGCTGATGGAAGTGCCAATAGTGACTTGCAGTATGTCGGAGATGCGTCTCCGCATTTTGTATTCGGATTGAATGTCGGATTTTCATGGAAAGGTGTCGATCTTAGTGCCATGTTCCAGGGAGTGGGAAAACAGTATATTTTGCGTAAAGACTATATGGCTTATCCGTTCCGTATGCGTACCACCAACCAAAACCCGACCTATCTTGGCAAGACATGGACAAAAGATAATCCCAACGCAGAATTTCCCCGTCTGACCACCAACTCCACGTTGGCTCAGTGGAACTATGAGAACAATGATTATATGCTTCAGAACAGCCGCTATATCCGTCTGAAAACGTTGATTGTCGGTTACACATTGCCGCAGATATGGACGCGCAAGGTAAAACTCGAAAAAGTACGGCTCTACTTCTCTGGCAACGACTTATGGGAAGCAACCAGTATCCGCGACGGTTTCGACCCTGAAATGGGAGCTGCTTCCAATACCGGTGGATATCCGTTTGCCCGTACTTGGTCGTTCGGGTTGAATGTTACCTTATAA
- a CDS encoding RagB/SusD family nutrient uptake outer membrane protein produces MKKIIYILVCSCLLGLTACQNTFLDLDPLDSKTDAVYFKTPEHFREYANGLYSQLLGWRSGILDHMDIQSDLITNPSNQWNIGHGTISVGYDDSRWTSLYGNIRADNMLLEKAAAYAGDQSALTQYIGEAYFFRAYNYFYLLQYFGGVPIVTKSLDTESPELYYPRNSRYEVIDLILADLQNAIDKLPIEQNISSSDKGHISKQAAKAFKARVLLYEATWRKNVGTKADFEGSAGPASDQVNVFLEESIALSEEVMKDQAYSLWNYNGDARMNNMSSRYLFCIEDAESNPGGYGRDTNKEFIIYSVFDRDAAPGKFQLNLNMSYVYPSRKLMDMFLCKNGLPVCEGNEQFGGYYTPTSEYKNRDYRMEAYVGKNADNMSLNGTSGYGNMKFITYKPAQEREESANYSILRLAEVYLNYAEAVMTRYNKIEDTQLDASINNLRRRANVASLTNALVGQIITLTNSTKSHEEVMMDEIRRERAVELYMEGFRYDDLKRWGLLERELNQPRCGRVLGGVGYATTFKDANGNNLSAYNSSAYVNGELKVETGHGELSCVLLSKKADSSLSSRHYLYPIPQHQINLNPNLKQNPGY; encoded by the coding sequence ATGAAGAAGATAATTTATATATTGGTATGTAGCTGTTTGTTGGGACTCACTGCCTGCCAGAACACATTCCTTGATTTGGATCCTTTGGACTCGAAGACAGATGCGGTTTATTTTAAGACGCCGGAACACTTCCGTGAATACGCCAATGGTCTATATTCTCAGTTGCTTGGATGGCGTTCGGGCATTCTTGACCACATGGATATCCAGTCCGACCTTATAACGAACCCGTCCAATCAGTGGAATATCGGTCACGGAACTATCAGTGTAGGGTATGATGACAGTCGTTGGACAAGCCTTTACGGCAATATCCGGGCAGACAATATGTTGTTGGAGAAAGCGGCGGCATACGCAGGTGACCAGTCTGCACTTACACAATATATCGGCGAAGCGTATTTCTTCCGTGCTTACAATTATTTCTATCTGTTGCAATACTTCGGAGGAGTACCTATTGTGACCAAGTCTCTCGATACGGAGTCTCCCGAACTATATTATCCCCGTAACAGCCGCTATGAAGTGATAGATTTGATTCTTGCCGACCTTCAGAACGCCATAGACAAACTGCCGATCGAGCAGAATATCAGTTCCTCTGATAAAGGTCATATCAGCAAGCAGGCGGCAAAAGCTTTCAAGGCACGCGTATTGCTCTACGAAGCCACATGGCGCAAGAATGTAGGTACAAAAGCGGATTTTGAAGGTTCGGCAGGCCCGGCGTCCGACCAGGTGAACGTATTCCTCGAAGAAAGTATCGCTTTGTCCGAAGAAGTGATGAAAGACCAGGCTTACTCTTTGTGGAACTATAACGGTGATGCGCGAATGAACAATATGAGCAGCCGTTACCTTTTCTGCATCGAAGATGCCGAAAGTAACCCCGGCGGTTATGGAAGAGATACGAATAAGGAATTCATCATCTATTCCGTGTTCGACCGTGACGCTGCTCCCGGCAAGTTCCAGTTGAATCTGAATATGTCGTATGTCTATCCTAGCAGAAAGCTTATGGATATGTTCCTTTGTAAAAACGGACTTCCGGTTTGTGAAGGTAACGAGCAGTTCGGCGGTTACTACACCCCGACATCCGAATATAAGAATCGCGACTATCGCATGGAAGCATATGTAGGAAAAAATGCGGATAATATGTCTTTAAACGGAACATCGGGTTATGGAAACATGAAATTCATTACCTACAAGCCTGCACAAGAACGTGAAGAGTCTGCCAATTATTCAATACTTCGTCTTGCGGAGGTCTATTTGAACTATGCAGAAGCGGTAATGACACGCTACAATAAGATAGAGGACACTCAACTGGACGCTTCCATCAATAATCTACGCAGACGTGCCAATGTAGCTTCGCTTACGAATGCTTTGGTAGGGCAGATTATTACACTGACCAACTCGACTAAATCACACGAAGAAGTGATGATGGACGAAATTCGTCGCGAGCGGGCGGTGGAACTTTATATGGAAGGTTTCCGTTACGACGATTTGAAACGTTGGGGCCTATTGGAACGTGAACTGAACCAACCCCGTTGCGGCAGAGTACTGGGCGGAGTAGGCTATGCCACTACCTTCAAAGATGCCAACGGCAACAATCTTTCTGCTTACAACTCCAGCGCTTATGTTAACGGTGAGTTGAAAGTAGAGACGGGACACGGTGAACTATCGTGCGTGCTTCTCTCCAAGAAAGCGGACAGTTCACTTTCCTCACGTCATTACCTGTATCCCATTCCGCAACATCAGATTAACTTGAATCCTAATCTCAAGCAGAATCCGGGTTACTAA
- a CDS encoding IPT/TIG domain-containing protein translates to MKYSLIKNAFGLLALISFPMLFTGCEQDAKFKTYVYPTAEISEMYPTLGYAAEKVTFVGTNFGDRKEALKVAFGGVAVSNILSCNNNCVVVEVPEGAVAGDVTLQTWNNEPVTVGTFKVYPTPIIEEIFSHNAEYGSNMAVEGDLVTIKGANFGTDKTLVEVKFNGTVAPIESLVDEQIVVKTPAYTSGLVTVTIRPEANANSMTLTGTGLMDPQATGDVTSIFLQNSVAPFSPSGAVGTWAIATGWHTTGGFVGATTIQFTEENPDGLFVLECWGSNKKENAKIYQVTTLPKGDYVFELDFVQIQKEAGRFGVHFVIAEGDGTIPDLVANGDQLTGENIDKVITSYGITGTMDPHTKEIAVHLDETKQLTMGFVTQLNNKGTVKLSAIKINREKAIDNQD, encoded by the coding sequence ATGAAATACTCATTAATAAAAAATGCGTTCGGTCTGTTGGCTTTGATCTCTTTTCCGATGCTGTTTACCGGATGCGAGCAGGACGCTAAATTTAAGACATATGTATATCCTACGGCAGAAATATCGGAGATGTATCCGACGCTGGGATATGCGGCAGAGAAGGTCACGTTTGTAGGAACCAACTTCGGCGACCGCAAAGAAGCCCTGAAAGTAGCTTTCGGAGGAGTGGCGGTAAGTAACATTCTGTCTTGCAACAACAACTGCGTAGTGGTGGAAGTGCCCGAAGGAGCAGTAGCGGGCGACGTGACTTTGCAGACATGGAACAATGAACCTGTTACCGTAGGAACATTCAAGGTATATCCCACTCCTATCATAGAAGAGATTTTTTCGCACAATGCGGAATACGGCTCGAATATGGCTGTCGAAGGCGACCTGGTAACAATAAAAGGAGCAAACTTCGGTACTGACAAGACTCTGGTTGAAGTGAAGTTTAACGGAACGGTAGCTCCGATAGAGTCTCTGGTAGACGAACAGATTGTTGTCAAAACTCCGGCATATACGTCGGGACTTGTCACCGTTACTATCCGTCCCGAAGCAAACGCCAATAGCATGACACTCACCGGTACGGGACTGATGGATCCGCAAGCAACGGGCGACGTGACATCTATCTTCTTGCAGAACAGCGTAGCCCCGTTCAGTCCGAGTGGTGCTGTAGGAACTTGGGCGATAGCTACCGGCTGGCATACAACCGGCGGTTTTGTTGGCGCAACGACTATACAGTTCACGGAAGAGAATCCCGACGGCTTGTTCGTATTGGAATGTTGGGGCAGCAATAAGAAGGAAAATGCGAAGATATATCAAGTGACTACCTTGCCGAAAGGTGACTATGTATTCGAATTGGATTTTGTTCAGATACAGAAAGAAGCCGGTCGTTTTGGTGTGCATTTTGTGATAGCCGAAGGTGATGGAACTATTCCTGACCTGGTAGCCAATGGCGACCAACTCACTGGTGAGAATATAGATAAAGTAATCACGTCTTACGGTATCACGGGCACTATGGATCCGCATACAAAAGAAATCGCCGTTCATTTGGATGAAACAAAGCAACTGACTATGGGATTTGTAACCCAGTTGAATAATAAGGGAACGGTAAAACTTTCGGCAATCAAAATTAATAGAGAGAAAGCTATTGATAACCAAGATTAA